A single region of the Gossypium arboreum isolate Shixiya-1 chromosome 12, ASM2569848v2, whole genome shotgun sequence genome encodes:
- the LOC108478104 gene encoding bidirectional sugar transporter SWEET12-like has protein sequence MGVYSADNPWVFISGLLGNISSFVVFLAPLPTFIRICKKKSTEGFQCIPYVVSLFSAMLWIYYAFVKSGAFLLITINSFGCVVETIYIAIYIAYASKQSKISTLRMLILLDGVVFFSILLLIQFLTKGSNRVEFLGWICVVFATSVFAAPLSIMRQVIITKSVEFMPFHLSLMLTFSAIAWLLYGIFLKDLHIAIPNVLGLVFGLLQMVLYAVYRNYKTVVVEEVKLPEHTIDVSAVTTSEVEEISSSEPGIRDDHNQMIGMSCKLQNQYHDHDQREPKILELPNSNQMLGTCQA, from the exons ATGGGCGTGTATTCAGCTGATAATCCATGGGTTTTTATCTCTGGTCTCCTAG GTAACATTTCCTCCTTCGTGGTTTTCCTAGCTCCATT ACCAACTTTTATCCGAATTTGTAAGAAGAAATCAACAGAGGGTTTCCAGTGCATTCCATATGTGGTTTCTCTCTTCAGTGCCATGCTTTGGATTTACTATGCCTTTGTCAAATCTGGAGCTTTCCTTCTCATCACCATTAATTCCTTCGGTTGTGTCGTGGAGACCATTTACATTGCTATCTATATTGCTTATGCATCAAAGCAAtccaag ATATCTACGTTGAGGATGCTTATATTGCTGGACGGTGTAGTATTTTTTTCGATTCTTCTTCTCATCCAGTTCTTAACCAAAGGATCGAATCGAGTTGAATTTCTTGGATGGATCTGTGTAGTATTTGCTACAAGTGTGTTCGCCGCACCTCTAAGCATCATG AGGCAAGTTATAATTACAAAAAGCGTGGAGTTTATGCCATTTCATTTATCATTGATGCTCACCTTTAGTGCTATCGCCTGGCTTTTATATGGCATATTCCTTAAGGATTTACATATTGCG ATCCCAAATGTTCTGGGGTTGGTGTTCGGGTTGCTTCAGATGGTGCTGTATGCAGTCTACAGGAACTACAAGACGGTGGTAGTGGAGGAGGTTAAGTTACCAGAGCATACAATCGACGTGAGTGCGGTTACCACTTCTGAAGTTGAGGAAATTAGTTCATCAGAGCCGGGAATCCGTGATGATCACAATCAAATGATTGGAATGAGCTGTAAATTACAAAACCAATATCATGATCATGATCAAAGGGAACCCAAAATCTTGGAGTTGCCCAATTCAAACCAGATGCTGGGAACATGTCAAGCTTGA
- the LOC128285515 gene encoding zinc finger BED domain-containing protein RICESLEEPER 2-like, with product MSVEPTFIEGSVTPPTSIDSENSGIGAPSQANVTTGKRKATPQRSEVWSHFTKIINSEGVSKAKCNYCQKEFCCDVKRNSTGSLKYHIGACKKNPSNVVDTSQGQLVLPRKGVEGGEGHLSTRRFDQEACRKGLAQMIVIDELPFKFVESEGFKKFMFVACPRFHIPSRTTMTRDVYQLYLDERVKIKQLLKRSCSRVCLTTDTWTSLQRVNYLCITAHFIDNDWKLNKKILNFCPISSHKGESIGMVIKKCLLNWGIDKLFTITVDNASSNDVAIGYLRKKFNPRGGLVQNGKYLHMRCMAHIVNLIVVEGLKEMNKSVEHVKGAIRYVRQSPARLQKFKECVVVEKIECKKMLCLDVCTTWNSTYLMLDTAQNFERDFERFEEQDTNFRAELERGEGWPSVDDWANVRDLRDFLEHFYEVTLRISGTSYVTSNNFFDELSEIDILLRDAQLNSNVDFNVMAIKMKKKYDRYWGDIDKMNLLMFVACVLDPRQKLKYLEFALSEMSSSEKASEMMQKLKESLYELFDEYKPSLHSTCSQSSVPTHVSLGEPQQKMKRRMQALNKKRKLEICGEDKTSELDKYLAGANEEFVQDFDILLWWKVNSPRFPTLSKMARDVLAIPVFTVASESAFSTGGSVLDQYRSSLTPKIVQALVCTQDWIQKSSSQEDIKAIEEQIQELDKIENGLMQMEIFWREEMDANGKY from the exons ATGTCCGTCGAACCAACATTTATTGAGGGTAGTGTTACACCTCCTACTTCGATAGATTCTGAAAATTCGGGAATTGGAGCTCCAAGCCAAGCAAATGTGACTACTGGGAAAAGAAAAGCCACTCCTCAAAGGTCAGAAGTTTGGTCTCACTTCACTAAGATTATTAATAGTGAGGGTGTAAGTAAGGCTAAATGTAATTATTGTCAAAAGGAATTTTGTTGTGATGTGAAAAGAAATAGTACAGGGTCATTGAAATATCATATTGGTGCATGTAAGAAAAATCCTAGCAATGTTGTTGACACTAGTCAAGGACAACTAGTTTTACCTAGAAAGGGAGTTGAAGGGGGGGAAGGGCATCTTTCAACTCGGAGATTTGATCAAGAAGCATGTAGGAAAGGATTAGCACAAATGATTGTGATTGATGAATTACCTTTCAAGTTTGTTGAAAGTGAAGGCTTTAAGAAATTTATGTTTGTGGCATGTCCTAGGTTTCATATTCCTTCACGAACTACTATGACTAGGGATGTTTATCAACTGTATTTAGATGAAAGGGTCAAGATAAAACAACTTTTGAAACGTTCTTGTTCTAGAGTTTGCTTAACTACTGACACATGGACTTCTTTGCAAAGAGTTAATTATTTGTGTATCACTGCTCATTTTATTGATAATgattggaaattgaataaaaagattttaaACTTTTGTCCAATTTCTAGTCATAAGGGTGAGTCCATCGGGATGGTGATTAAGAAATGCTTGTTGAATTGGGGGATTGATAAGTTGTTTACTATTACTGTTGATAATGCAAGTTCAAATGATGTTGCTATTGGTTATTTGAGAAAGAAATTTAACCCTCGAGGGGGTTTAGTTCAAAATGGTAAATATCTTCATATGAGATGTATGGCACACATTGTGAATTTGATTGTTGTTGAAGGCTTAAAAGAAATGAATAAATCTGTTGAACATGTTAAGGGGGCTATTAGATATGTAAGACAATCTCCAGCTAGATTACAAAAGTTTAAGGAGTGTGTTGTGGTGGAAAAGATAGAGTGCAAGAAGATGTTGTGTCTTGATGTTTGTACTACGTGGAACTCGACCTACTTAATGTTAGACACTGCTCAGAACTTTGAGAGAGATTTTGAGAGATTTGAGGAGCAAGATACAAACTTTAGGGCTGAACTTGAAAGGGGAGAGGGTTGGCCTAGTGTGGATGATTGGGCTAATGTTAGAGACTTGAGGGATTTCTTGGAACACTTTTATGAAGTCACTTTGCGTATATCTGGCACTTCATATGTCACATCCAATAATTTTTTTGATGAGCTTTCTGAAATAGATATTCTTTTACGAGATGCTCAGTTAAATAGTAATGTTGATTTCAATGTTATGGCCATcaagatgaaaaagaaatatgaTAGATATTGGGGtgatattgataagatgaatttGCTTATGTTTGTTGCTTGTGTTTTAGATCCTAGACAAAAACTAAAGTATCTTGAATTTGCACTTAGTGAAATGTCTAGTTCTGAAAAAGCTTCTGAAATGATGCAAAAGTTGAAGGAATCTTTGTATGAATTGTTTGATGAGTACAAGCCTTCACTTCATAGTACTTGTAGCCAATCGAGTGTGCCAACACATGTTTCTCTCGGCGAACCACAACAAAAAATGAAAAGGCGAATGCAAGCTTTGAATAAAAAGCGTAAGTTGGAAATTTGTGGTGAGGATAAAACCTCTGAGTTGGATAAATATCTAGCTGGGGCTAATGAGGAATTTGTTcaagattttgatattttattgtgGTGGAAAGTGAATAGCCCTAGATTTCCCACTCTTTCAAAAATGGCCAGAGATGTGTTAGCTATACCGGTTTTTACGGTTGCTTCAGAGTCTGCATTTAGCACCGGGGGAAGTGTGCTTGATCAATATAGGAGTTCTTTAACTCCTAAAATTGTACAAGCTCTTGTGTGTACTCAAGATTGGATTCAAAAATCATCATCACAAGAAGACATCAAAGCGATTGAAGAACAAATCCAAGAGCTTGACAAGATTGAAAATg gtTTAATGCAAATGGAGATCTTTTGGAGAGAAGAAATGGATGCAAATGGAAAATATTAA